A DNA window from Lachancea thermotolerans CBS 6340 chromosome G complete sequence contains the following coding sequences:
- a CDS encoding uncharacterized protein (weakly similar to uniprot|Q03900 Saccharomyces cerevisiae YDR132C Hypothetical ORF): MSLSLSPGPEAVLPSDSMFAIQVGPELFRVSGFSLNSDAPSYFTAHFSRNPSATLVLDRSPRVFHLILQHLQGYAVSVDDEIQFTTLFCDAVYFRLPRLLTLLSTSDYHYTCVGGVHFKLPKHLVSEPGNSPNFFDVTSGSVFLDVERVFRSNNLSRPPPLSPPFLSRSPEYFAKLIALLQGAALDLEPCTRRSLILECRYYRFLRLEQQLVPCRLSWNPFSRAPEILLDLGDVKPNGISLPDPPAAEAVSPGEPTAKRPRRTALTTVQYRRPFIDAESPPRDLTLQVGFPHEAAIFRADNANGFYVALYARLLDKFCFVFHKFLSQHGIDLQSFIRRTSDSCALVLPAILSSCHVEVNKRTYEDLASLLDTPRAAEQDPEHSTYFPSLGRGRSIHLTRSIWQPALQGSTLVMVASKIEAVSSIKYFNVELEFL; the protein is encoded by the coding sequence ATGTCTCTCTCGCTCTCCCCTGGCCCCGAGGCCGTGCTGCCCTCCGACAGCATGTTCGCCATCCAGGTCGGCCCAGAGCTCTTCCGCGTCAGCGGCTTCTCGCTCAACTCCGACGCCCCCAGCTACTTCACCGCCCACTTCTCCCGCAACCCGTCCGCCACGCTCGTCCTCGACCGCTCCCCGCGCGTCTTCCACCTCATCCTCCAGCACCTCCAGGGCTACGCGGTCAGCGTCGACGACGAGATCCAGTTCACGACCCTGTTCTGCGACGCCGTCTACTTCCGCCTGCCGCGCCTGCTGACCCTGCTGAGCACCTCCGACTACCACTACACCTGCGTGGGCGGCGTCCACTTCAAGCTGCCCAAGCACCTGGTCTCCGAGCCCGGCAACTCGCccaacttcttcgacgTCACCAGCGGCAGCGTCTTCCTCGACGTCGAGCGCGTCTTCCGCTCCAACAACCTCTCCCGGCCCCCGCCGCTGTCGCCGCCCTTCCTCAGCCGCTCTCCCGAGTACTTcgccaagctcatcgcgctgCTGCAAGGCGCCGCGCTCGACCTCGAGCCCTGCACTCGCCGCTCGCTCATCTTGGAGTGCCGCTACTACCGCTTCTTGCgcctcgagcagcagctcgtcCCCTGCCGGCTCTCCTGGAACCCGTTTTCCCGCGCCCCGGAGATCCTGCTCGATCTCGGCGACGTCAAACCCAACGGTATCTCTCTGCCTGACCCCCCAGCAGCCGAAGCCGTCAGCCCAGGGGAGCCGACTGCAAAAAGGCCGCGCCGCACCGCGCTCACAACGGTGCAATACAGAAGGCCTTTTATCGACGCCGAGTCGCCCCCACGAGACTTGACGCTCCAGGTCGGCTTCCCGCACGAAGCTGCGATTTTCCGTGCCGACAACGCTAATGGTTTCTACGTTGCGCTGTACGCCCGGCTGCTCGACAAATTCTGTTTCGTGTTCCACAAGTTTCTGTCGCAGCATGGCATAGATTTACAAAGCTTCATCCGCCGCACCTCGGATAGTTGTGCCCTCGTGCTCCCAGCTATACTCTCGAGCTGCCATGTCGAGGTCAACAAACGGACCTACGAGGACCTCGCCTCACTTCTAGATACGCCTCGTGCTGCAGAGCAGGACCCTGAACACAGCACTTATTTTCCGTCCTTAGGACGAGGACGATCAATCCACCTGACAAGATCTATATGGCA